In Bogoriella caseilytica, the genomic window CGCACCCTCCGTACAGCACCCTGAACGATTCCTCACCGTGCACTACTCCAACCCGGCGCCCTTCATCCCCGGCGTCGAACTCGTGGCCGGGGAGGCGACGGCGCCTGAGGTGGTCGAGGCGGTCAAGGAACTGCTGGTGCGGACCGGCCGTCAAGGTGCACAGGTCGCCGACGTGCCGGGGATGGTGCTGAACCGTTTGCAGTACGCCTTGCTGAAGGAAGCGTGTTCCGTGGTCGAGGAGGGGGTGGCGACGACGGAGGATGTGGACACCATCGTGCGCACCACCTTTGGCTTCCGCCTCGGTTTCTTTGGCCCCTTCGCTATCGCCGATCAAGCCGGACTGGACGTCTACCAGAAGGCCTTCGGGATCATCGAGGAGGCCTTCGGTGAACGCCTGGGCACTCCGCGACTGATCTCCGATGCCGTCGAATCCGGTCGGTACGGGGTGAAGAACGGCAAGGGGCTGGCCGCAGACTACGACGACGACACTCGCGAAGCGCTGATCGCCTACCGCAACAAGGCCTACTCGAAAATGGGGGAGTTGCTCCGCGAGCTGGGCCCGGCACCGCGCCGCAGCTGACGCAGATCGGCCCACACAGCCCATCAGTGGGTTGCCTGAGCTCCCTGACCCACCTACCCTTTCGCGTTTGTGCTCACTCGACGTCGCTACGAACCGCGAGACGGCGAAGTGGAGCAACGCTTGCCGAGCACAAGCGCAAAGGTGCCCGCGCCAGGCACTGGTGTGGGCATGTGGCTGGTCCGGCCCTTACTGCTCTGGTAGCTCCAGCTCACTCAGGCGCGAGTACGCACCACTCATGTGCTTCTGAGCAGCTACCCGCGCGGCGGCCGGGTCGCCACTGGCCAGCACGGTGCGCAGTTCGTGGTGCTCGGGGTACCCCACGGTGGGGAAGTCCGGGAAGTTGATGTTGCGGGTGAGCAGGAAGAAGGACACCTGGCTGCGGATCGAGGTCCACACCCAACTCAGGCGGGTGTGGTCGGCCGCACGGTAGATGACGTCGTGAAAGGCGAGGTCCAGCCGCACGGCGTCCTGTGGCTTGACGCTGCCCGAGGTCACCTTCATCTCGGCGAGCACCTCGTCGAGTTCGGCGAAGTGCTCCGGGGTCATCCGGGTGGCCGCGCGCTCTGCGGCCAGCGCCTCGAGCGCCGCTCGCAGGGTGTGCACCTCCTCGACGTCGCGTTTGGTGAGCACGCTGACAAAAGCGCCGCGATGGCGCCGGATCTCGATCTGCCCCTCGCGGGCTAGCAGTGCGAGCGCCTCCCGTACCGGGCCGCGGCTGACCTTGAGCTGAGAGGCGAGCTCGAGTTCACGGAGGTGCTCGCCAGGTTGGAGTTCCCCGCTGGCCATCTTGTCGCGCAACACCTGCACCACGTGGTCACTCAGGGCTGCTCGGGGGGCCTCCACGGATGACGCCATCGTCATGTTCCCTTCTCTACGTCGCGTGCCGGCATCACCGCATGATGGCAGGCATTCGCCAGGTCCGACAGTCATTGGAGATTGTTGACAATCTGCAATCTACTCCCTAGTGTTCCCCGCAACCCGTCGATGACGACGGTCCCGAACACTTCGGAAGGGTGCACGACGACGTGACTACGGACACCGATTTCAATCCCGGTATCGGCAAGACGGAATCGCCCTACCCCCAGGCCGCCCCCAGCGACCCAGACGCCCCCCACGTTCATGCCGCGACGATCCGCGTGGACGCCACCGTCGACCGCGGAAAGCTTGCCCGAATCTGGGAGAGCATCGGCTACGACGAGTTCAACTGGACGTACATGCCGACCGGGCGTGAGCTGCTCACGACCTTCGGCGGCCTGGCGAAGCAAGGCGTCCATGTGCGACCGCACTACGTCTTCTGCTCGGGCAACGGTTTCGCCATCCCGCACTGGGGCAACGGCAACGTCTACCACGAGGACGCCCAAGGCAATCCGTTCTACGACTTCACCATGGTCGACCAGGCCTACGACGCCATCGTCGAAGCCGGGAACCATGTGCTGGTGGAGCTGGCCTTCACCCCACGCGATCTGGTTCCTGACCATGCCGCAGAGCTCGAGGTGGTTCCCAGCCCCACCGCCTACAGCAACTACGAAGCGGGCACCTGGGCCTATCCGCCCAAGGACTATCAACGCTGGGGTGACCTCATCACCGCCCACGCCCAGCACTGCCTGGAGCGCTACGGGCTCGAGGAAGTCAGCACCTGGCTCTGGGAGCTGTGGAACGAACCGGACATCTTCTACTGGCGGGGAACCCCGCAGGAGTTCTACGAGCTCTACTCCGTCACGGCACGTGCGGTGCGCAAGGCCATCCCCGAGGCCAAGGTGGGTGGGCCCTCCGTCACCGGCGGCGGCGTGCAGTTCCTGCGCGGATTCCTGCAGCACACTCGCGACCATCAGGACCCTCTGGACTTCGTCTCCTTCCACACCAAGGGTTCTGCCTTCACCCCGTGGCGGGTGTATGGGCCCACTGGCGGGCCGGCTCCGGAGAAGCAGAACCCCTCGGCGAACAAGATGATCTTCGAGGTCCAGCGCCTGCTCCGAGTGATGGCCGAGTTCGAGGAGTATCGCGATCTGCCCGCGATCGTCGATGAATGTGACGCCGGCGTCCCGGCCCACCACACCTTCTATGACAACGCGAACTTCGAGTTCCAGAACACCGAGTACTACCCGGTGTTCCAGGTCAAGCTCATGAAGAAGCTCCTTGACCTGAACGAGCTCGAGGAAGCTTCGGTCGCGCACGCCACCTCATGGAGCTTCTACTTCGAAGGGGAGCGCTACTTCGAGGGCACGCGTTCCTTCCTCACCGCCGGCGGGATCGAGAAGCCATTCCTGAACGCCTACCGCGCGCTGGCCACGTTGGGTGAGCGGCGTATCGAGGCCACTTCGGACGCCGCGCAGGAGGTGGCCGGCATTGACCATGCCAGTGGTGCCTCCATGCCTGAGGAGATCGATGCCTTGGCCTCGCGGGCCGAGTCCGGAACCATTGCGGTCCTGGTGTGGCGCCACACCGACGACCAGTACCAACACGACGAGACTCTGGCGGAGGTGGCGCTCGAACTCTCGGGTCTGCGGGCGGCGCGCTACCAGCTCCGCCACTTCCGCATCGACGGCCAGCACAGCAACTCCCACACTGCATGGAAGGAGCAGGGCTCTCCGCAAGTGCCCGGCCCTGACCAGCTGCGCGCCATCAAGGAACGGCAGGGTTTGGAGCAGCTCGCAGCGCCGAGCACAGTGACGCCGGAATCAGGTTCGGCCGGACTGACTATCGCGCTCCCACTGCCGTCACTGTCCCTGCTGGTCCTGGAGCCGCAGGGATGAGTGCTCTGAACCGCACCGTCCGGATCGGCGCAGACGTCACCATCCCGCAACTGGGACTCGGAGTCTTCCAGGTCCCGCCGGACGAGGCGCAGCGGGTAGTGGAGGAGGCACTCGAGATCGGGTACCGGCACATCGATACGGCTGCGGCCTACGTCAACGAACAGGGGGTCGGAGCAGCTCTGCGCGCTTCGGGGCTGCCACGTGAGGAACTCTTCATCACCTCGAAGCTGCGCAACGGGGACCAGGGCTTCGACAGCGCCCGGCGTGCCTACGGCCAGAGCTGCCAGCAGCTTGGCCTCGAGTACCTGGACCTCTACCTGATCCACTGGCCCAACCCTGCGGCGGGACTCTGGCAGGACAGCTGGCGGGCCCTGGAGAGCCTGGTGGCTACCGGCTCCTTGCGCGCTGCCGGAGTCTCGAACTTCCTGGTGGAACATCTGGAGGAGTTGACGGCTTTCGCCAGCGAGCTGCCCGCGGTCAACCAGATCGAACG contains:
- a CDS encoding GntR family transcriptional regulator; amino-acid sequence: MTMASSVEAPRAALSDHVVQVLRDKMASGELQPGEHLRELELASQLKVSRGPVREALALLAREGQIEIRRHRGAFVSVLTKRDVEEVHTLRAALEALAAERAATRMTPEHFAELDEVLAEMKVTSGSVKPQDAVRLDLAFHDVIYRAADHTRLSWVWTSIRSQVSFFLLTRNINFPDFPTVGYPEHHELRTVLASGDPAAARVAAQKHMSGAYSRLSELELPEQ
- a CDS encoding aldo/keto reductase — protein: MSALNRTVRIGADVTIPQLGLGVFQVPPDEAQRVVEEALEIGYRHIDTAAAYVNEQGVGAALRASGLPREELFITSKLRNGDQGFDSARRAYGQSCQQLGLEYLDLYLIHWPNPAAGLWQDSWRALESLVATGSLRAAGVSNFLVEHLEELTAFASELPAVNQIERHPTFQQNDLVHWCRARGVAVEAYSPLGQGADLQHPTITGFARELGMSPAQVILRWHLDQGSIVIPKTVSSARMRSNAALDVALTPDQISAIDALEAGQRTGNDPRSFSLSQIR
- a CDS encoding 3-hydroxyacyl-CoA dehydrogenase family protein; this encodes MRPISTATVVGAGYMGGGIAQSLALAGLQVRIVDTDPEATQAGLARLLREAQDFEDQGLYRSGSTETIRAHLTAGDSLAGAVADVDFIEEAVFESPEVKTVVLAEISAHARPDAIIGTNTSTIPVRVLAPSVQHPERFLTVHYSNPAPFIPGVELVAGEATAPEVVEAVKELLVRTGRQGAQVADVPGMVLNRLQYALLKEACSVVEEGVATTEDVDTIVRTTFGFRLGFFGPFAIADQAGLDVYQKAFGIIEEAFGERLGTPRLISDAVESGRYGVKNGKGLAADYDDDTREALIAYRNKAYSKMGELLRELGPAPRRS
- a CDS encoding GH39 family glycosyl hydrolase, which encodes MTTDTDFNPGIGKTESPYPQAAPSDPDAPHVHAATIRVDATVDRGKLARIWESIGYDEFNWTYMPTGRELLTTFGGLAKQGVHVRPHYVFCSGNGFAIPHWGNGNVYHEDAQGNPFYDFTMVDQAYDAIVEAGNHVLVELAFTPRDLVPDHAAELEVVPSPTAYSNYEAGTWAYPPKDYQRWGDLITAHAQHCLERYGLEEVSTWLWELWNEPDIFYWRGTPQEFYELYSVTARAVRKAIPEAKVGGPSVTGGGVQFLRGFLQHTRDHQDPLDFVSFHTKGSAFTPWRVYGPTGGPAPEKQNPSANKMIFEVQRLLRVMAEFEEYRDLPAIVDECDAGVPAHHTFYDNANFEFQNTEYYPVFQVKLMKKLLDLNELEEASVAHATSWSFYFEGERYFEGTRSFLTAGGIEKPFLNAYRALATLGERRIEATSDAAQEVAGIDHASGASMPEEIDALASRAESGTIAVLVWRHTDDQYQHDETLAEVALELSGLRAARYQLRHFRIDGQHSNSHTAWKEQGSPQVPGPDQLRAIKERQGLEQLAAPSTVTPESGSAGLTIALPLPSLSLLVLEPQG